The proteins below come from a single Nocardiopsis gilva YIM 90087 genomic window:
- a CDS encoding carbohydrate ABC transporter permease → MPVSSDAPRLRPARGCTPVRPFRPFQRHPAHDGASRREVGPLTYLALTLAVLFSAFPLYWMFVVATRGNAAIAQRPPAIAPGGEFAENVVRTLENPQANFALGLVNSAIVASVTAVSVVLFCSLAGFALAKLRFTGRNAITLGVVLTMMVPVQMAVVPMLIMMDAFDWRGDLKAVIVPFMVTGFGVFMMRQYALQGVPTELLEAARIDGCSMFRAFWSVVLPALRPPMVVLGLLTFMQNWNEFIWPIAVLGPDNPTVQVSIHQLNSGYTTDFALMFTGAAFATLPLLLVFVLFGRRLIGGIMEGAVKG, encoded by the coding sequence ATGCCTGTGTCCTCGGACGCGCCCCGGCTGCGCCCGGCTCGCGGCTGCACGCCCGTCCGGCCGTTCCGGCCCTTCCAGCGGCACCCCGCCCACGACGGCGCTTCGCGCCGCGAGGTCGGCCCGCTCACCTACCTCGCGCTGACCCTCGCCGTCCTCTTCTCCGCGTTCCCGCTGTACTGGATGTTCGTGGTCGCCACGCGCGGCAACGCGGCGATCGCCCAGCGGCCGCCCGCCATCGCTCCCGGCGGCGAGTTCGCCGAGAACGTGGTGCGCACCCTGGAGAACCCGCAGGCCAACTTCGCGCTGGGCCTGGTGAACTCCGCCATCGTGGCCTCGGTCACCGCGGTGTCCGTGGTGCTCTTCTGCTCCCTCGCGGGGTTCGCCCTGGCCAAGCTTCGGTTCACCGGCCGCAACGCGATCACCCTCGGCGTCGTCCTCACGATGATGGTGCCGGTGCAGATGGCCGTCGTCCCGATGCTGATCATGATGGACGCGTTCGACTGGCGGGGCGATCTCAAGGCGGTCATCGTGCCGTTCATGGTCACCGGGTTCGGCGTGTTCATGATGCGGCAGTACGCCCTGCAGGGGGTGCCCACCGAACTGCTGGAGGCGGCCAGGATCGACGGCTGCTCGATGTTCCGGGCGTTCTGGAGCGTGGTGCTGCCCGCGCTGCGCCCGCCCATGGTCGTGCTCGGCCTGCTGACCTTCATGCAGAACTGGAACGAGTTCATCTGGCCGATCGCCGTACTCGGCCCTGACAATCCCACGGTGCAGGTGTCGATCCACCAACTCAACAGCGGCTACACCACCGACTTCGCGCTGATGTTCACCGGTGCGGCCTTCGCGACCCTGCCCCTACTGCTGGTTTTCGTCCTGTTCGGCCGCCGTCTCATCGGCGGCATCATGGAAGGTGCGGTCAAAGGGTGA
- a CDS encoding 3-deoxy-7-phosphoheptulonate synthase codes for MTMSLNPTTAAAAQQPDWPDGDLLGHVRRTLRELPGLTTEEETEQLGTALAEAARGEALVLQGGDCAERFHDAVPARVRRKLDHLQGLASVLRAGTDLRVVPVGRMAGQYAKPRSDSYETLPDGRRVPSYRGDAVNDPAADPALRTADPTRLVNAYDCSRSVLRTLRASWTDRPADERVYTGHELLLLPYEESLVRTGRRGDYAASTHFGWIGARTRSLDGAHVGLAASVHNPIGVKIGPRTSPTEAVELVRRLNPDAVPGRLTFIVRMGAEHLETYLPPLVESVAAYGAPVVWLSDPMHGNTFRTPDGVKTRSMSAMRAEMEGFVRVLRQHRQWPAGMHLELTPDPVTECVDFPEAAADRRAFPDFRSACDPRLNPAQAERIVHAFLDLL; via the coding sequence ATGACCATGTCCCTCAACCCGACGACCGCGGCGGCCGCGCAGCAGCCCGACTGGCCGGACGGTGATCTCCTCGGCCATGTCCGGCGAACCCTGCGTGAGCTGCCAGGACTCACCACTGAGGAGGAGACGGAACAGCTCGGCACGGCGCTGGCCGAAGCGGCACGCGGAGAGGCACTGGTGCTCCAGGGAGGCGACTGCGCCGAGCGGTTCCACGACGCCGTGCCCGCCCGAGTACGTCGCAAGCTCGATCACCTGCAAGGATTGGCATCGGTTCTGCGGGCGGGGACGGACCTCCGCGTGGTGCCGGTCGGCCGAATGGCAGGCCAGTACGCCAAACCGAGATCGGACTCCTACGAGACACTGCCGGACGGCCGTCGGGTGCCGAGCTACCGAGGCGACGCGGTGAACGACCCGGCCGCCGATCCAGCGCTCCGCACGGCTGACCCCACCCGGCTGGTCAACGCCTACGACTGCTCCCGCTCAGTGCTGCGGACGCTGCGCGCCTCCTGGACGGACCGACCGGCCGACGAACGCGTGTACACCGGCCACGAACTCCTTCTGCTCCCCTACGAGGAGTCGCTGGTCAGGACGGGAAGACGGGGAGACTACGCCGCGTCAACGCACTTCGGCTGGATCGGGGCGAGAACTCGTTCTCTGGACGGAGCGCACGTGGGGTTGGCCGCCTCGGTGCACAATCCGATCGGGGTGAAGATCGGGCCGCGCACATCGCCGACCGAGGCCGTCGAGCTGGTCCGGAGACTCAACCCCGACGCGGTTCCCGGACGGCTGACGTTCATCGTGCGGATGGGCGCCGAGCACCTGGAAACGTATCTGCCGCCCCTGGTCGAATCGGTGGCGGCCTACGGCGCGCCCGTCGTCTGGCTAAGCGACCCAATGCACGGCAACACGTTCCGCACGCCCGACGGGGTCAAGACCCGGTCCATGTCGGCCATGCGCGCGGAGATGGAGGGCTTCGTGCGGGTCCTGCGGCAGCACCGGCAATGGCCAGCTGGGATGCACCTCGAACTGACGCCCGATCCGGTGACCGAATGCGTGGACTTTCCCGAGGCCGCCGCAGACCGCCGTGCGTTTCCCGACTTCCGCTCCGCCTGCGATCCGCGGCTCAACCCCGCACAGGCCGAGCGGATCGTGCACGCCTTTCTCGACCTACTGTGA
- a CDS encoding response regulator transcription factor, translating to MPELVSKVPVPRRDSSESARWKNMPTTGTDRPSICLICTGDERVDVRQQILLYLALGYTDEQIARRLSLSVRTVRRRIANVMEELNATSRFAAGVRAVQEGWICCRVE from the coding sequence ATGCCTGAACTCGTGTCCAAGGTGCCCGTGCCCCGCCGCGATTCTTCGGAGTCCGCACGCTGGAAAAACATGCCGACGACGGGTACGGATCGTCCGAGCATATGCCTGATCTGCACGGGCGACGAACGCGTCGACGTGAGACAGCAGATTCTGTTGTACCTGGCACTCGGATACACCGACGAGCAGATCGCTCGACGGCTTTCGCTGAGCGTGCGGACCGTCCGGCGCAGGATCGCCAATGTCATGGAGGAACTCAACGCGACCAGCAGGTTTGCTGCCGGAGTAAGAGCGGTGCAGGAGGGCTGGATCTGCTGCAGGGTCGAATAA
- a CDS encoding carbohydrate ABC transporter permease translates to MRVLNRSGGTADAGPPAPAPPGAQAPQAPGGRGKGHRQGRGRWQALRSWLDLRVSPYLFVAPYFVLFGVFGLFPVLFTFWISLHDWGLLAGNQGFAGLDNYAFLVGDAKFWQALVNTLGIFVLAVVPQLMLSLLLADTLNRRIRWRGFFRAGVILPYVTSIAAMAVVFGQLFGRDFGLVNYALDVVGLSPVDWPNQRLASWAAIAVMIDWRWTGFNTLIYLAAMQAIPRELYEASAIDGASRMRQFWQITIPMVRPTILFTVIISTIGQMQLFTEPVVFGRGYEGGTQGQFQTVAMLMFQEVMEYQNFGYGAAIAWVIFLLIVLFAVINLLFVSRIRGAA, encoded by the coding sequence ATGAGAGTCCTCAACCGAAGCGGGGGCACCGCGGATGCCGGGCCGCCCGCCCCCGCACCGCCGGGCGCCCAGGCGCCGCAGGCCCCAGGCGGACGCGGGAAGGGACACCGGCAGGGACGCGGGCGCTGGCAGGCGCTGCGCTCCTGGCTGGACCTGCGGGTGTCCCCCTACCTGTTCGTCGCCCCCTACTTCGTACTGTTCGGCGTTTTCGGCCTGTTCCCTGTGCTCTTCACCTTCTGGATTTCGCTGCACGACTGGGGGCTGCTCGCGGGCAACCAGGGGTTCGCCGGGCTGGACAACTACGCGTTCCTGGTCGGCGACGCCAAGTTCTGGCAGGCGCTGGTCAACACCCTCGGGATCTTCGTCCTGGCGGTGGTGCCGCAGCTCATGCTCTCGCTGCTGCTGGCGGACACCCTCAACCGCCGGATCCGGTGGCGCGGGTTCTTCCGGGCCGGGGTGATCCTCCCCTACGTCACCTCGATCGCGGCGATGGCGGTCGTCTTCGGGCAGCTCTTCGGCCGGGATTTCGGGCTGGTCAACTATGCGCTGGACGTCGTCGGCCTCAGCCCTGTCGACTGGCCCAACCAGCGCCTCGCCTCCTGGGCCGCGATCGCCGTGATGATCGACTGGCGCTGGACCGGGTTCAACACGCTGATCTACCTCGCCGCCATGCAGGCGATCCCACGGGAGCTGTACGAGGCCTCGGCCATCGACGGCGCGTCGCGGATGCGGCAGTTCTGGCAGATCACCATCCCGATGGTGCGGCCCACCATTCTGTTCACCGTCATCATCTCCACGATCGGCCAGATGCAGCTGTTCACCGAGCCGGTCGTCTTCGGCCGGGGCTACGAGGGCGGCACCCAGGGCCAGTTCCAGACCGTGGCGATGCTGATGTTCCAGGAGGTCATGGAGTACCAGAACTTCGGCTACGGTGCCGCGATCGCCTGGGTGATCTTCCTGCTGATCGTGCTGTTCGCGGTGATCAACCTGCTGTTCGTCAGTCGCATCCGCGGTGCGGCCTGA
- a CDS encoding glycosyl hydrolase — MPPAARRRRRRIPATAALLGAVLVATHAAPATSAPATADEVEIGSGSYTTALPPGESAPSDVVGAPVEPMVTEDLDQSPATNDWWSSLIFPRYPDNPYGENLFAHPLSFRPSAAGLEIGYPSDQEIVADGQKYEFGHTTDLTLGIENLASPDTRVADYGDWTVTAQWADGRRTLRTTVGQGLPFAYADLDGGAAEVTFAAEPEIWHDEGAVVGATVNGNRYALFAPSDTGWTGSETVLRTESDAPGYVSVALLMSPDDLPEFERYAYSFVTGTTVSYDYDEAGAVLTTDYRVATEAREGSQTGTLLALYPHQWKETDAELGDLRYTSPRGEMRVVAGDGFGTELTTHGLLPSMPTVDEADHDRLRRLVDEELNADDPWKGAADTYWTGKALGRLAQLVPIAEAVDHPEGRDALLDLLRGRLEDWLTATAGGGGRFYYDGTWHTLIGYPAGFGSDTELNDHDFHYGYFVQAAATVARYDPDWAADDAWGGMVKLLIRDVASPDHDDAMFPFLRSFSPYAGHGWASGHAGFASGNNKESSSEGMHFAAATALFGALTGDEELRDLGVYLHTTQASTMSRYWQNADADTFPANFEPDVAAMVWGDGGDYRIWWDGADEEHYGINYLPITASSLYLGHDPEHAGAMYASLVNRLGREPEVWRDIHWAHRALSDPEGALGAFEGQWRSYEPEAGSSKAHTYQWLTALAELGRVDTSVTADTAHYAVFENSGTRAYAAFNPGASPITVTFSDGTTLTVRPGELATG, encoded by the coding sequence ATGCCCCCCGCAGCACGCCGCCGACGGCGGCGTATCCCCGCCACGGCCGCGCTCCTTGGCGCCGTGCTCGTCGCGACCCATGCCGCGCCTGCTACGTCCGCGCCGGCCACGGCCGATGAGGTCGAGATCGGGTCGGGCAGTTACACCACCGCCCTCCCTCCGGGCGAGTCCGCTCCCAGCGACGTGGTCGGCGCGCCCGTCGAGCCCATGGTCACCGAGGACCTGGACCAGTCGCCGGCTACCAACGACTGGTGGTCGTCGCTGATCTTCCCCCGCTACCCGGACAACCCGTACGGCGAGAACCTGTTCGCCCACCCCCTGTCGTTCCGCCCCTCAGCGGCCGGGCTGGAGATCGGATACCCCAGCGACCAAGAGATCGTGGCCGACGGTCAGAAGTACGAGTTCGGCCACACCACCGACCTGACCCTCGGTATCGAGAACCTCGCCTCCCCCGACACACGCGTCGCCGACTACGGGGACTGGACCGTCACCGCGCAGTGGGCTGACGGGCGGCGAACCCTGCGCACCACGGTCGGGCAGGGCCTCCCCTTCGCCTATGCCGACCTCGACGGCGGAGCGGCCGAGGTCACGTTCGCCGCGGAGCCCGAGATCTGGCACGACGAAGGCGCCGTCGTCGGCGCCACCGTCAACGGCAACCGCTACGCGCTGTTCGCGCCCTCCGACACCGGTTGGACGGGCTCTGAAACCGTTCTGCGTACCGAGTCCGACGCCCCGGGCTACGTCTCGGTGGCGCTGCTGATGAGCCCCGACGACCTGCCGGAGTTCGAGCGCTACGCCTACTCCTTCGTGACCGGCACCACCGTGTCCTACGACTACGACGAGGCCGGTGCGGTGCTGACCACCGACTACCGCGTCGCCACCGAGGCCCGCGAGGGCTCGCAGACCGGGACCCTGCTCGCCCTCTACCCCCACCAGTGGAAGGAGACCGACGCGGAACTCGGCGATCTGCGCTACACGTCCCCGCGCGGGGAGATGCGCGTCGTGGCGGGCGACGGCTTCGGTACCGAGCTCACCACCCACGGACTGCTGCCGAGCATGCCCACCGTCGACGAGGCCGACCACGACCGGCTGCGGCGACTGGTCGACGAGGAGCTGAACGCCGACGACCCCTGGAAGGGGGCGGCCGACACCTACTGGACCGGCAAGGCCCTGGGGCGGCTCGCGCAACTGGTGCCGATCGCCGAGGCCGTGGACCACCCCGAAGGACGTGACGCGCTCCTGGACCTGCTCCGGGGGAGGCTGGAGGACTGGCTGACCGCCACAGCGGGCGGCGGCGGTCGGTTCTACTACGACGGGACGTGGCACACCCTCATCGGCTATCCCGCCGGCTTCGGGTCGGACACGGAGCTCAACGACCACGACTTCCATTATGGGTACTTCGTCCAGGCCGCGGCCACCGTCGCCCGCTACGACCCCGACTGGGCCGCCGACGACGCGTGGGGCGGCATGGTCAAGCTGCTCATCCGCGACGTCGCCAGCCCAGACCACGACGACGCCATGTTCCCCTTCCTCAGGTCCTTCTCCCCCTATGCGGGCCACGGCTGGGCCTCCGGCCACGCCGGCTTCGCCTCGGGCAACAACAAGGAGTCCTCGTCCGAGGGAATGCACTTCGCGGCCGCCACCGCCCTCTTCGGCGCGCTCACGGGAGACGAGGAGCTGCGGGACCTGGGCGTGTACCTGCACACCACCCAGGCCTCGACGATGAGCCGGTACTGGCAGAACGCCGACGCCGACACGTTCCCCGCGAACTTCGAACCCGACGTCGCCGCCATGGTCTGGGGCGACGGCGGCGACTACCGGATCTGGTGGGACGGCGCCGACGAGGAGCACTACGGCATCAACTACCTGCCGATCACCGCCAGCTCCCTCTACCTCGGGCACGATCCCGAGCACGCGGGAGCGATGTACGCCTCCCTGGTGAACCGGCTCGGCCGGGAACCCGAGGTGTGGCGCGACATCCACTGGGCGCACCGCGCACTCTCCGACCCTGAGGGCGCGCTGGGTGCTTTCGAGGGGCAGTGGCGGAGCTACGAACCCGAGGCGGGGTCGTCGAAGGCGCACACCTACCAGTGGCTCACGGCGCTCGCCGAGCTGGGCCGCGTGGACACCTCCGTCACCGCCGACACCGCCCACTACGCGGTGTTCGAGAACAGCGGCACACGCGCCTACGCGGCGTTCAACCCCGGCGCGTCACCGATCACCGTGACCTTCTCCGACGGGACCACTCTGACCGTGCGACCGGGCGAGCTGGCCACCGGGTGA
- a CDS encoding MFS transporter, producing MLISVDMTVLGFAVPHLSEDLAPTSVQLLWIVDVYSFVLAALLVTMGALGDRVGRRNLLMLGAAGFGAASLAAAFAPSAEVMIAARALLGLAGSTLMPSTLALIRNIFRDNVQRKFAIAVWSSALAGGSALGPVLGGTLLEFFWWGSLFLINVPVTALILVLTPFLVREYRATHPASIDAVSALLVAAAMFPAVYGVKKLAEHGPALLPVVSVATGVLFGYVFVRRQLRSENPMLDVRLFTIRAFSVGVWLNLITLFTMIAALFFLTQFLQIVLGISPLWSGLALLPGLTLAIAASLLAVGAAARVGFRGTLTAGLALMAVGFMVLTQLPQGSAAVAAVGFAFICFGMGLTQTLTNDAVVGSVPEQRAGAASAVSETGYELGAALGIAILGSVLWASYSSKLHDVPGVPGGAMESARDTLGGAVQAAESLAPDAANGLVSAAHIAFVDAIHVTSAVAAGILVLAAVHTAWTLRGSTTV from the coding sequence TTGCTGATCTCCGTGGATATGACGGTGCTCGGCTTCGCTGTACCGCACCTGAGCGAGGACCTGGCGCCCACCTCGGTCCAGCTGCTGTGGATCGTCGATGTCTACTCGTTCGTCCTGGCCGCGCTGCTCGTCACGATGGGTGCGCTCGGCGACCGCGTCGGTCGGCGCAACCTGTTGATGCTGGGTGCGGCGGGCTTCGGTGCGGCCTCCCTCGCCGCCGCCTTCGCACCGAGCGCCGAGGTCATGATCGCGGCTCGGGCGCTACTCGGTCTCGCGGGCAGCACCTTGATGCCCTCGACGCTGGCCCTCATCCGCAACATCTTCCGCGACAACGTCCAGCGCAAGTTCGCCATCGCCGTCTGGTCGTCCGCGCTGGCCGGTGGCTCAGCGCTGGGGCCGGTGCTCGGCGGTACCCTGCTGGAGTTCTTCTGGTGGGGCTCACTCTTCCTCATCAATGTGCCGGTCACCGCTCTCATCCTGGTGCTGACACCGTTCCTGGTACGCGAGTACCGTGCCACACACCCGGCATCCATCGACGCTGTCAGCGCCCTGCTCGTGGCCGCCGCCATGTTCCCGGCGGTGTACGGAGTGAAGAAGCTGGCCGAACACGGTCCCGCGCTCCTGCCTGTGGTGTCGGTGGCAACGGGCGTGCTCTTCGGCTACGTGTTCGTCCGCCGTCAGCTGCGGAGCGAGAATCCCATGCTGGACGTGCGCCTCTTCACCATCCGGGCGTTCAGCGTCGGTGTCTGGCTCAACCTCATCACGCTGTTCACCATGATCGCGGCCCTGTTCTTCCTCACCCAATTCCTGCAGATCGTCCTCGGCATCTCGCCCCTGTGGTCCGGCTTGGCGTTACTGCCCGGGCTGACGCTGGCCATCGCCGCCAGCCTCCTCGCGGTCGGCGCGGCGGCCCGGGTGGGCTTCAGAGGCACGCTCACGGCAGGCCTGGCACTGATGGCGGTGGGTTTCATGGTGCTGACCCAGCTCCCGCAGGGGTCCGCCGCGGTGGCCGCAGTCGGCTTCGCGTTCATCTGCTTTGGCATGGGGCTCACCCAGACGCTCACCAACGACGCCGTGGTGGGATCGGTGCCCGAGCAGCGCGCGGGAGCTGCCTCGGCGGTGTCAGAGACCGGCTACGAACTGGGGGCGGCACTCGGGATCGCGATTCTCGGCAGCGTGCTGTGGGCCTCCTACAGCTCCAAGCTCCATGACGTGCCTGGAGTCCCCGGCGGAGCGATGGAGTCGGCCCGCGACACCCTCGGCGGTGCGGTGCAGGCCGCGGAGTCCCTGGCGCCGGACGCCGCGAATGGCCTCGTCTCCGCAGCACACATCGCCTTCGTCGACGCGATCCACGTAACCAGCGCCGTGGCCGCAGGCATACTCGTCCTCGCCGCAGTCCACACCGCCTGGACGCTCCGTGGCTCCACGACCGTGTAG
- a CDS encoding ABC transporter substrate-binding protein: protein MTRRARGGRAVTAIVMSGTLLAAAGCSSGGEGAGGDVELVVETFGTFGYEELIEEFEAETGISVEQRVYGELEDYNEQLTRNIAAGSGLGDVVAIEEGIVLDVMQSADAFHDLNDYGAGEMEDDFLAWKWELGHTPDGQLLGLGTDIGGMAICYRADYYEEAGLPSDRDEVSELWDTWEDFVEVGTEFAESDVDAAFVDTTTEFSNAIMRQSGDVMFFDEDGELIIEDSESVAYAWDIAGELIERDLTAELEMWSDDWTAAIQAGAFATMPCPSWMLGQIEENAGEDGEDLWDVAKVPGGGGNWGGSWLAVPTQTEHPEEAAQLAKFLTGREGQLGAWKARNNLPSSPELLRSDEVREHTNGYFRDAPVGEIYAEGALELEPVFFGLHHFPVQQRTNSEALLSWEQGQATREEAWDQAVAEAERIARR from the coding sequence ATGACCAGACGTGCACGCGGTGGTCGAGCCGTCACCGCGATCGTGATGAGCGGAACGTTACTGGCGGCAGCCGGGTGCAGCAGCGGCGGAGAGGGCGCCGGCGGCGACGTCGAGCTGGTAGTCGAGACGTTCGGGACATTCGGCTACGAGGAGCTCATCGAAGAGTTCGAAGCTGAGACCGGCATCTCCGTCGAGCAGCGGGTCTACGGCGAGCTTGAGGACTACAACGAACAGCTCACCCGGAACATCGCCGCGGGCAGCGGCCTCGGCGACGTGGTGGCGATCGAGGAGGGAATCGTCCTCGACGTCATGCAGTCGGCCGACGCCTTCCACGACCTCAACGACTACGGGGCCGGCGAGATGGAGGACGACTTCCTGGCGTGGAAGTGGGAGCTGGGGCACACCCCCGACGGGCAGCTCCTCGGCCTTGGCACCGACATCGGCGGAATGGCGATCTGCTACCGCGCCGACTACTACGAGGAGGCAGGGCTCCCCAGCGACCGGGACGAGGTCTCGGAGCTCTGGGACACCTGGGAGGACTTCGTGGAAGTGGGTACGGAGTTCGCCGAGTCCGACGTCGACGCCGCCTTCGTGGACACGACCACCGAGTTCAGCAATGCGATCATGCGGCAGTCCGGCGACGTGATGTTCTTCGACGAGGACGGCGAGCTGATCATCGAGGACAGCGAGTCCGTCGCCTACGCCTGGGACATCGCCGGAGAGCTGATCGAGCGGGATCTCACCGCGGAGCTGGAGATGTGGTCCGACGACTGGACCGCCGCGATCCAGGCCGGCGCCTTCGCGACGATGCCCTGCCCCTCCTGGATGCTCGGCCAGATCGAGGAGAACGCCGGTGAGGACGGCGAGGACCTGTGGGACGTGGCCAAGGTCCCGGGCGGCGGCGGCAACTGGGGCGGCTCCTGGCTGGCCGTGCCCACCCAGACCGAGCACCCGGAGGAAGCCGCGCAGCTGGCCAAGTTCCTGACCGGCCGCGAAGGGCAGCTGGGCGCCTGGAAGGCCCGGAACAACCTGCCGTCCTCCCCGGAGCTGCTGCGCAGCGACGAGGTGCGGGAGCACACCAACGGCTACTTCCGCGACGCGCCGGTCGGGGAGATCTACGCCGAGGGCGCGCTGGAGCTGGAGCCGGTCTTCTTCGGCCTCCACCACTTCCCCGTGCAGCAGAGGACCAACAGCGAGGCGCTCCTGTCCTGGGAGCAGGGGCAGGCCACCCGCGAGGAAGCCTGGGACCAGGCCGTGGCGGAAGCCGAGCGGATCGCCCGCCGATAG
- a CDS encoding helix-turn-helix domain-containing protein translates to MCTDDVAPGERIDYWQHMVSENFVRCTTRIDQKDDSFWGRVVSTNLGAVHYSLVEYSASGSYEIFRSARQIRQDETDEYLLELQMGGSAVVLNQDGRQADFDNGDFGLLDVTRPSHLVCAPQSSVRAVTVTFPRHLLPIRVDNVRPLTAVRIPGKHGMGQLVSNFLVGLSDSLESDPVEGSDGVRLSTALLDLLAVAFARQLERESDVPPESHRGALLTRIYAFIDEQLDDPDLSPQQIASAHHISTRYLHKLFEPEETTVVEWIRTRRLEQCRRHLVDPGQRSQPVSVIAARWGFRDPSYFSRLFRATYGIPPREYRILHFGPEAFRPVTSMP, encoded by the coding sequence GTGTGCACGGATGACGTGGCGCCCGGAGAACGAATCGACTACTGGCAGCACATGGTCTCCGAGAACTTTGTGCGGTGCACCACGCGAATCGATCAGAAGGACGACAGCTTCTGGGGTCGCGTGGTGTCGACCAACCTTGGCGCGGTTCACTACTCGCTCGTCGAATACTCCGCGAGCGGCAGTTACGAGATCTTCCGCAGCGCACGGCAGATTCGCCAGGACGAGACGGACGAGTACCTCCTCGAACTGCAGATGGGGGGCTCTGCTGTCGTCCTGAACCAGGACGGCAGGCAGGCCGACTTCGACAACGGTGATTTCGGCCTGCTCGATGTCACACGGCCTTCCCACCTGGTCTGTGCGCCCCAGTCCTCGGTGCGCGCCGTCACTGTGACGTTTCCTCGCCATCTCCTGCCCATCCGTGTCGATAACGTTCGCCCCCTCACCGCGGTGCGGATCCCTGGGAAGCACGGCATGGGACAGCTGGTCTCCAACTTCCTGGTCGGGCTGTCCGACAGCCTGGAGAGCGACCCGGTGGAAGGGTCCGACGGAGTGCGCCTGTCGACCGCGCTGCTGGACCTGTTGGCCGTCGCCTTTGCCCGGCAGCTGGAACGAGAGTCGGACGTTCCGCCGGAGAGCCATCGCGGCGCATTGCTGACGCGGATCTACGCGTTCATCGATGAGCAGCTCGACGACCCCGACCTGTCTCCGCAGCAGATCGCCAGCGCGCATCACATTTCCACGCGGTACCTGCACAAGCTCTTCGAGCCTGAGGAGACCACGGTCGTCGAGTGGATCCGCACGCGCCGGCTGGAGCAGTGCCGCCGCCACCTGGTCGACCCCGGGCAGCGGTCGCAGCCGGTCAGCGTGATTGCCGCGCGCTGGGGGTTCCGAGACCCGAGCTACTTCTCGCGCCTGTTCCGCGCCACCTACGGCATTCCGCCGCGCGAGTATCGCATCCTGCACTTCGGCCCCGAGGCGTTCCGACCGGTGACGTCCATGCCGTGA